AATATTCATGAAGCAATGCACAATTACAGATCCATTCTTGTTAATCACGGACCCTGCTTTATTCTTGTAAAACGTTCTGTTTCAGGGAGTGAAAGGACAGGCCTGGTCGTTGCGGTTGACCTGAAAGGGTATGAATATAACGGGTCTGAATCTTTTATCCGGCCAACCGAAAAAACAATTAAAGAAAGGCTCCCTGCGAGGGTAAAAATAAGAGAAAACGCAGAACTGGAGCTTACCCACGTCCTTGTTTTATACGATGACCCTGACTTTTCCGTCCTTCCCAGAGACACGTCCGATCCTGTTTATGAAGGGAACAGGATTTATGATTTTGATTTGATGGAAGACGGCGGTCATATAAGAGGATTTAAGATCAGTGACGAAAAGACAATTGAGGAGATTTCGGAAAGAATTCAGGCACTTGGAACCCTTCTTGTCGGAGACGGAAATCACAGCCTTGCTGCAGCAAAAAGTTTCTGGGAGAAAATTAAAGAGACAGTCCCCGACAACCATCCGGCAAGATACGCACTTGTAGAACTCGTAAACGTTCACGATCCAGGGCTTACCTTTGAGCCTATCCACAGGCTTGTAAGAAGGGTCGATCCTGAGAAACTACTACAAAAATTCAGTGCAAGAATTGTAGAATCTCCAGTCGGAAATCCGACTGCTATTTCTTCTTTTTGTAATATTGAGGGCCATTCAATCGGCTTTATTACAAAAGACAGGCAGGGAATCCTTGTCTTTGATAACCCCGTGCATGACCTTGAGGTTGAAACTCTTGATGAGATTATTGACGATTATCTGGTTG
The genomic region above belongs to Methanosarcina horonobensis HB-1 = JCM 15518 and contains:
- a CDS encoding DUF1015 domain-containing protein, with product MILHVPHILLPEDNWKEWAVIACDQHTQDREYWKRVEEFVGDAPSTLNLIYPEIYLPLDENRVNNIHEAMHNYRSILVNHGPCFILVKRSVSGSERTGLVVAVDLKGYEYNGSESFIRPTEKTIKERLPARVKIRENAELELTHVLVLYDDPDFSVLPRDTSDPVYEGNRIYDFDLMEDGGHIRGFKISDEKTIEEISERIQALGTLLVGDGNHSLAAAKSFWEKIKETVPDNHPARYALVELVNVHDPGLTFEPIHRLVRRVDPEKLLQKFSARIVESPVGNPTAISSFCNIEGHSIGFITKDRQGILVFDNPVHDLEVETLDEIIDDYLVEYEHDPEVVEKLGKKPESIGFFLPCLKRSEFFSLIKKKGILPRKSFSLGKENEKRYYIEARRIIQ